The following is a genomic window from Candidatus Bathyarchaeota archaeon.
AATGCACAACCTCAGGCTTAAAGTCTTTCAAAACAGCTTTCAAGCCACATATAGTAAGAGGTGTATCAAATATGTCTATGAGTTGCGGTAGCCTATAGACCAATATTTCTTCTTCGATGCTTTTACCTTTTCTTTCCAGCTTCCTAGCGTCTTCGCCCAGCATGATTTCCACGGTTTTTCCCTTCCTAGAAGATGTCATCACGGCTACGTCATTTCCGTGTTGTGATTGTGACAGCGCAATGTAAGTCTCTGCGTATCCTAGTTCAGGTTGAAAATATTGTACTACATGTAGAATCCTCGTACATCACGCCCTCCTACATCTTCGATGGTTCTGCTTCCAATCGTTTTATCAGATTATGTACTGTCAATATATCGCCACCACATTCTCTAGTTAATTCTATTAGTTCTACAAGACGATTGAGCTTTATTCTTGCACGAGATTTGGCTCTGTTACTTCCCTCAAAAAGTTCCCAAGGATGAAAGATTGTAACAATTATCCTAACCATCTCCTTTGAAGAAGAACCGCGCAGTTCATTCAAGAATGTTCTAAATCGATTTTCTTCTATTCCTAAAATTGGTAGATAAGGGCTAGATAGCGGAGACTTTCTTGGCATAGGGTAAACCGTTATGGGAACCTGCCATACGGGTGCTGCCCCCAACCTGCTTAAATCATCAAAAGAAGAATGATAAGGAGTGGAGGAAAAGCCATATGCGATGTTGTATAAAGAGCTATCTGCCGTTATGCCATATTTGTGCATAATCGTTAACCATCTTCCTTCTAGAGCAAGGAATGGTGCTCTAAACGATCTTACATCTTCTCCTGAAAATTGTTTTATCAATAGAATGCTCTTCCTTAGACTCCTCTCCACTTCAGACTTGGAAAACCAATTCCCTTTGGGCCAAAATCTTGTATAGCTCTCATGCGAAAATCCATGTGATCCGATTTCGCTGTCATGGCATAGAAGATTTTTCACTTTTTTGCTAAGAATCTTGCAAAAAACACCCTCCAGAAAATATGTTGCTGGACAAGCTAACTTGTTCATCACACTTACGGTTTCTTCCAATCCGGCTAACGCGCAATCAATTTCATCGTGCCTGATGAGATTGCGCCAAGTCGCGAGTTTCATTTGACGCGGAGGAGGCAGCTCCACGTCAAAAGTTGGAACCAACAAAATTCTTGGGCAATCTGCATGAAGACGTTTGAAAGTAATGGGGGGTTCTCCAACCGGTAGTTTTCTAATACTGAAAAGAATGTTTGATATCGGGATTCTAAGAATAAGTGGTAACATATTTGTCTGATTAGAAGGAATATAGTAAATATCCTATTAACAGACCAAAGACCTGCAAAAGCTTTGCAGAAACAAATCCAGGAAGATACCTTGCATAACGCGGATGTTTTTGAAATGATAATAAGTATAGAAGGAATACTTTTGTATAACTCTCTGATACGAATCGCGATTTTCTCGTAAAGTTTCTCAAATTCTTACCATAGTTGTACTTCTTTAGGAATTCTTTTCGAATTGATTCTGAGGTGTGATGCACAATTACGTTCTTAGCTCTAGCCACAGCATAGTTTTTTTGATTAATCTTCTCTCCGAAAACCACATCTTCGCCTATAACTAGCTCTGGGTCAAATCCTCCGATATCTTCAAATACGGAAGATCTGCAAAAGCGTATTGGAGAGTTAGGCAGATTAACCCTGTTTTTAAGTGAATAATAAGCAATTATATCGCCAAGAATTCTGCTTTTTGCAATATAGCTATTGCCTGTATCGAAAGTTGTTACATAGATAGCATCAATTTTTTCTGAAGAACAAAGACTAACGCATTCTTGAATCAACTCAGGAGTGGCAAATTCATCAGAATCAATAAACAGTAGAAATTGACCTGCTGCATATCTAGCGCCATAATTTCGTTGAGCAGAACGCCCGCCACCCTTGAGCAATATTCTAACTCCTCTGTGTCGCTTTACAATTTCTAAAGTGTCGTCAGTGCTAAATCGATCAATTACTATAATTTCGATATTCTTATATGATTGATTAAGGATTGAGCAAATACAATCTTCGATATATTCCTGTGAATCCCAAGTGGGTATAATTACTGAAACCTGTGCTATCGTGCCCAAAGCCAAGGATAGCTTTTCACAATTTTCATCGCTATCTTTCTTTGTGCAGCCCATCAGTTTCACCTCGTGGAATGGGGATATAATTGTGTACGTTCAAGAATACTCTTCAACTCCAGTCCTATTACATTTATTGTTACATATCTTTCCACATTCTTTCTGCCTTTTCGACCCATCTCTCTAGCTTTTTCATGGTTCTCCTTCAACAGAAAAATTGCTTCGGCGAGTTTTTTATAGTTCCCTGGCTTAACTACTATCCCCGAGTTTGTCTCTTTTACGTATTCTGTTGGTTGCCCTTCCGCACAGCATATTATCGGCTTACCTACTGCTTGATATTCGTAAAGTTTTGATGATATCCCGAGGTATGGTTTTCCAAGATCTCTCAGCGGTAAGATCAGCGTATCGGCTTTACTTAGTAACTCAGCTACCTCACTTCTGCTGAGAGTTTTTTTCATCAGTCTCACGTTCTTTAAGCTCAGCTCCATGATCGCGGATTCTATGTAGCTTGCAAGTTCTCCTTTTCCTTGAAGCATAAACTTCGACTTGATGCCCTCTTCTAGCAAGCCCCTTAGTAACTTTATATATCACATTAGTAATGCCGTCAGCCACCCCAAGTGAAGGTGGGTAAATATATGCAACATGAAGTATTCTCAATGGCTATCTACTTGCTCGTCGTTCCCACAGCGACAATAGTGGAGTTTAGATATCTGACACCAGGGACTATTTCGAGAAAACTCTCAAGCAAATATATCACTTTGACTAAGGATGGATGGAGTTTTATCCCTGCAATCTTGAGAAGCCGTGCAACAGGGAAAGCAAAGAAGAACAACCCAACATATCTTCTAACAGCAAAATCGGCTAGACTCAGCATTTTCCGTAAAGATTCCGGTGTGAATTGCTTTTCCCCTTTTGTATGTGCTTCCATTGGGAATAATTTCCTCCCAACCGCTGACAGAGGATTAAGCAAATTAGGTTCCATGAACATGAACTCTGAGTTGTTAACCAATACTCTTTTCAGACTGCTCCACACTTGTCCAATATCGCTAAAGTGATGCAAAATAGATATTCCAATTATGCAATCAAAAACTGCGTCTCTAAATGGCAGTTTTGCTCCGTCGCACACGATGAATTCTGCTCTAGGGCATACAAGTTTAGCGTTTCTTGCCATGTTCGCACTTATATCTACCCCAACAATATCGAATCCCCATTTAAACAACAACAAAGAAAGCCACCCTCCACCACAGCCATAATCCAAGATCATACTTGGCCTAGCAGCCTCAATTTCAGATTTGATCAAATCAATTTCTCTGCGCCGGATAACGTTTGGAAAAACAGCGGCATCATAGCTTTCAGTTTCGCCAGTGACAGGCGAAACCTGAGCTCTGGCATATACATTGATTTCATCTTTCACGCTCATTGTTTTCTGACCATACTCAAGATCTTCTTCAACTCAAATCCAATCATCTTTATCGTCAAATAATTCTCTACATGCCTTTTTCCTCGTCTACCCATCTCCATCATTCGTCCAAGATCCCCCCTCAAAGAAACGACTACTTCAGCAAGCCTCTCATGGTCGCCCGGTCTGACTACTATCCCTGATTTCGTCTCTTCCACATAATCGGCTGGTTGCCCCTCCGCACAACATATTATCGGCTTTTCCACGCCTTGATACTCATAGAGCTTTGATGACATTCCGAGATAAGGCTCACCGAAATCTTTGAGAGGAAGGATCAAAGCATCAGCTAGACTTAGTAGCCCAGCCACTTCCTCTCTACTGAAAACCTTTTCAATTACCTTAACGTTCTTCAACTTCAGCTCCCCGATCTTTGATCTTACGGTGTCCGCAAGTTCACCTCTTCCTTGAAGAACAAACTCAACTCCATCATCCTTCTCTTGTACGATTTTGGCAGCTTTGAGGACTTGCTCGAAGTCATAGGCAACTGAGAAGGCCCCAGAATAAAGGACTCGGAACTTCTTCGCTCTACCTGCCCAGTGAGATGCGTTTGGCTTGAATACGGTCAGGTCTACGCCACCTCTTACCACATACATTTTTCTTCTTTCCACATGATATTTTTTGGAGATGTAGTCGACGTATCCTGGGCTTATTGGCGTGATGGCTTTTGCTTTCCCATACACCATTCTTGCGACAAGTTCAGCTGCCTTCGACAGCGTAGAACCTTCCTTCATGAACTCAAGGTCATACAAATCTTTCAGCAGCAGGTCATCCACATTTGAGGTTACAGGTTTTCTCTTCATTTTACCATAGACTAGTGCAGGAATCAAGGAGATTATGTCTGGATTTGCGGCCCATATTACATCGATTTTTCCTACGAATGGTAAAGCAAATAATGACGAAATCATAAACGACACAAATAGGATTATTCTTCTAGCTAGACCCGTCGATTCCAATGGTAGAATAAATGTTCTTACAACTCTCATTCTTCCAAAATGTTCCACTTTAATGGGAAGCCACCTGTACTTCTTAGGTATTTTGCCATGGGGATAATGTGGGAAAGCTGTTATTACGGTGACTCGGCATCCATTCAAAACAAGGCCTTTAGCTGCATTATATGCCCTTGTTGCAGCTCCTCCCAAATCCGGCGGGAAGTATTGCCCAATTATAAGCACATTCAAATCAATATCTCTTACATTTCAGCCGTTTTGATTTCACTCGCAATAGAACTGGGTTCCCGAATCTACCGTTTTAAAATCTTTTTCAGAAGCTTTGGCCTGTACTTATCTACGGCTTCATCAACTCGCTCCTTTGTAACTTCCAACTCGTCAAAAGTCCTCATCAACGAAGGAATCCTAGGAGCGTTATGCGAAAGACACCTCTTTAACGCTTCACCTCTGGAAAGTTGTCCTTCCCGAACAAGCTTGCTGTAATGTTCATCGAATTCCGTGAATCCAACTAGCCTATAATACAGATAATCAATCAGCGGATACATAGAGTCGTCTACCCTCCAAGTGGCTGTTGTATCAGACGCTCCTTCCCAACCTAATTCTCTGCGTACGGTTGACACGACTTCCTTTTCGTTCCAGTATATGTAGTCGTAGAAGCCTAATGGAGCAATTCCCTTTGGCTTAGAAATTGACTCAAAAAGGTAGACGTACATACCTTTCACATATTCCTTAAATACAGACCAGCGAAGATTACGCCAATTCCTTACATATTCGAGTCCAAGAAGGACTGACAACTTAACCTTGCCATACTTGGAATACATCCCCCGCTCGTCTGGGAAAACTCCCAAAAACCCCGTCTTGAAATGTTCTTGCTCAAAACAGCTATTACCTACATTGTTTCCTCCCAAAACCAAATGTATTCCGTTTTCCTTTGCATGTCTGTATATCCGAAGGTTCATCGTCTTATCACCAGCGTTCAACACAGGAACTATTGTGTTAATTGAAGGCTTCTTGAGCCACGCATGAAACTTTATCTTCGTGTTCTTCTTTGCTGTTTTAATCTGATTTTCATCTTTCAACCACACGTGATCCACATCCAACGCGCGTGTAGCTTTCTCTATGTTTCGATAACCTTCCGGTCTAATAGCGCCGCTATCAACTGTCAAAGCAAGAACCCTCATCTTGTATTTCTTGACTATTTGATGCAGAACGAAGGAACTGTCCCGTCCGCCGCTTATCGGAACAAGACAATCATATTTCTCTCCTGCGTTTCTGTACGCGTCTAAAACTGTGCATAATGCCTCTTCTCCATAAACCTCAACCGGCTCATAATCTAAGCAGTAGTTGCATACACCATCCTCGTCAAATTCTATTCCTGGAAACGTTTCAGGCAAAATACACTTTGTGCACCTTATCATATCACTGAAAGTCTCTTCGAAGCCCACTGGGTCAACCATCTGGATGCCAACTCCAAGGCTTTTCAATTCACACACCTCCCAATGTTATCCCAGTTCTCGCGGAACCAACCCAAAGTCTTCTCCAAACCATCACTAATTTTAGTTCTAGGCTCATAGCCCAGAATTTTTCTAGCCTTTTCTATAGAAGCTCTTCTTTTCACTACCTTGTCCCAGTTTCTTTTAGGTCCTAAAACTGTTCCAGCCTCGTTTCCCGTAAGCTCGTTAATCCAATTCGCTAAGTCGATTACTCTTGTCTCAGTTTCAGAGGCTAAGTTGATAGCTTCACCCGCCGCTTCATTAATCGTCCCCAACCTAAGCGTTCCATCAACAATATCATCAACAAAAGTGAAGTCTCTAGTCTCCTCACCAGTTCCTGTGATTGGCAAGACCTTCTTATTTAGAGCCAACCAAGTAAAATTAGGTATCACGTTCCTGTACCTGCCCGGCACCTCTCCAGGTCCATAAACATTGAAATACCGCGCGATTGCCACCGGAAGCCCATAATAGTTGTGGAAATAGTAGCAGTAGAGCTCTCCAAGCAATTTGTGAATCTGATATGGCGTGTCAAGATGAAGTGAAACAAAATCTTCCTTTAGCGGCAGCGGGGCTTGACTGCCATAAACTGAACAGCCAGAGGACGCAAACACAAATTTTTCTACGCCAACGAGATTTGAATATTGAAGCACCTTTAAAGTGCCTTGCCCGTTAACGAGCAAGTCTGTTTCAGGGTGATCCACAGAATTTTGATTTGCAAAATGGGCCGCTAGGTGAAAAACGTATTGTGGCTTCGCGGAAAAGGCATGTTTCAAATGTTCTTCGTTCAAGATGCTTCCATGAATGAACACAAGCTTGGGATGATTCGGCAAATTCCACCTATACGAAGCTGAAAGATCATCCAAGACAACAATTTTTTCAGCATTCGCGTCAATCAACCTTCGAACCAAATTACTTCCGATACACCCAGAGCCACCAGTAATCAATACACATTTTCCTTCATAATGGCTCATAAAAGACTCCATACTCGCAAACTCCTAAACGTTATAGAACTTTCGCATCCACTTTATAGTTCGTGGGATTCCCTCTTCTAATGGCACAGTAATCTTGTGATTCAAGTCTCTTACAGCTTTAGAAGAGTCCGGCTTCTTAACCCTCGTAGTAAAAGGCTCAGCCTCTCCGTATGTAACCTTAGAGTCGCTCTTCCCAAGATTCTTCAAAATCAGGTCTGATAGATACTTAATTTCATATTGCCGTTCGCTTCCAAGATTATAGACTTCGCCTGGCTTGAAGCTGTCAATAATGTTAGCGAATGTCCTGCAAATGTCCTCTACGTACTCGAATGTCCGCTTATGACCAAGAAAAACCGTGTATAGTTGATCATGCAAAGCCTTGAAAATGAACTTAGGAACAACCCCTCTATACGGCGTATAATGCTCTCTTGGACCATAAACATTAAACAAACGGACTCTAACGGTTTCTGTTCCAAACATGCCCGCCGAATTAAGTATCTGCAACTCATTAACCCACTTAGCTATCGCGTAATCGTTCATCTGTTTAATCGGAATCTTCTCCATAACATCCTCACTCATAACGCCATCGTAGTCACCATAGACCTCTGCACTACCGAAAAAGATCATTCGAAACTTTTTCTTCTCCTGAAGCTTGATAACGTTTTTAGTTCCCACAGCGTTCGTAAGCCACAGGTTTTCGTAGTAGTCTTCACCGTTCCATCTGCCGTACTCTGCAGCAGCATGATAAACATAATCAAAATCATGCTTCGCAAACATACGTTCAACTTGTCTAAACCTGCCCACATCACAACGAACATAATTCTCCATCTCTGCGTGCATAAGGTCACAAGCCCAAACATCATACCCACGTTTCTCCAATTCGGCTACTAAATTCGACCCGATGAACCCCCGCCCACCCGTCACCAAAACCTTAACAATTGACCTAGTCAATTTTCTCTTTTAGCACCTTAACTATTCTTTCCGCAGCGTCACCATCACCAAACGGATTCTCCCAGTTGTTGTTGCCACTGAGCATTAACTTTGTCTTATCCACAATTTCGTAAGGATCAGTTCCAGCTAGCACGTTAGCTCCGACCTCCAAAGTCTCAGGCCTCTCAGTATTGTACCTCAAAGTTACACACGGAACCCCTAGAATACACGCTTCCTCCTGCACGCCCCCCGAATCTGTCAAAACAAGTTTAGCATTACTCTCAAGATGCAGGAACTCCAGATAATCCAAAGGCTCGACAAACGTAACCCCATTCACCTCAACATCGAACACTCTAAGCTGCTTCTTAGCTCTAGGATGAATCGGATACACAACCTTGAAACCAAACTCTTCCTGCACCAATTCCAAACCCTTCAGAATCCCGCGGAATCTTTTCTCATTATCAACATTCTCTTGACGATGAACCGTGACCAAAAAGTAACCCTCATCATCAACGCCAAAATGGTTATGAATGCCATCTTTCCTCTTTGATATCTCCAAATTCTGATAAACAGCGTCAACAACCGTGTTGCCAGTCACAAAAATCTTGTCTTCAGAAATCCCTTCACCAAGCAGTATCTGCCTAGACTTCTCAGTAGGTACAAACAACAAATCTGAACAATGATCTGCTAAGACTCTGTTGACTTCCTCAGGCATCTCCCGGTCATAACTTCTCAAACCAGCCTCCACATGCCCAACCTTAACACCAAGCTTCGACGCAGCTAAGGCCCCAGCAAGAACAGTGTTAGTGTCACCTTCAACCAAAACACAGTCCGGCTCCTCCCTCCGAAGAACCCTCTCAATCCCAATCAGCATCCTCCCAGTCTGCTCCCCATGAGTCCCCGACCCCACATCAAGATTATACTCTGCCTCAGGCAATTCAAGCTGCTCAAAGAAAACCCGATCCATATTATACGAATAATGCTGCCCCGTATGAAGAACAAAATAATCCAAGCCTAAACGTTCACATTCACGAATAATAGGTGAGAACTTAATAATCTCAGGACGAGTGCCCAGAACGATAGAAATCTTCACTCTTGACAGCCTTCCTTCTTAATCCTTCGACACTTGAAAATCACCGTTCCCCCACGCGTGTAAGGCTCGCCAGGATCAACGCATTGAATATACGCGTGCTCTCTATCTCCAGGCTTCGACAACCCCAACCCAACAGGATCGTCACCTCTCTCCAGCACCAACACATAATGCAACAGCGAAGAAAGCGCGTGCACACACAAAGCATCAGTCTTTCCCAAAACTATCTCAGGATCATCAATCACTATTTTATCGCCAACCTTATGCACAGGACAGTAGCCACGTATCTCGCAAACCTCTATTTCCAGCACCAAGTCACTCTTCACGCTTTGCATTAGTTTTTTCTGCAAGCCGCAAAATAGCATACAGCGTAATTGCAGTGGACAAGGCAAAGAACCCCATTAACATGAAGGTCATTGAAGCCAACGCTATGTTCGTAACTATTTGACGTCCTACGGAGTAGATTTGCAGCATCCAAATCCCAAAAAACATGCCTATTGCCAATAAGATGATACCAGGTACTCCAAGGAAAACTAGAGGCCTTTCCTCTACAATCAACCTTACAAGAGACCATACAACACTTGCCCCATGCCTAAATGGATTTTGCGTCGATGTCTTCTCTACACCCGAATAATTACATTCAAGCGGAACCTCCACAAGGCGTAACCCTTGCTCCTTGGCTTTGAACAAAACCTCAACACTCACACCCATCCCATTTTCAAGAAGCAACAACTTTTCCAAAGCAGCCCTACTGTACGCCCGACAACCATTCTGAGCATCAGTGATGACGCACTTCGAGGCAGCAGTAGTCAGCTTGGTAATCGCCTTTATGCCCACCCGCCTGTAAAACGGAAGCCCATTGCCACCGTTCTTCTGCATCCCATCTAAAAACCTAGATCCTATAACCACGTCTGCCTTATCGTCAAGGATTGGTTGAATCAACAACGAGGTTTTACTAACATCATGTTGTCCATCACCGTCAAGCGTCACCAAAATGTCCGCACTTAACCTTTTTGTTTCCTTAAACAACGACTGCACAGCAGCCCCATATCCCTTGTTAACATCATGCCTAACAACAATAGCTCCAAGCCGCTCAGCAATCTCACCGGTCGAATCTGAAGATCCATCATCACAAACCACGACAACATCTGCATACTTCTGAGCGTCCAAAACCACCCGCGCAATACTTCTCTCCTCATTATACGCCGGAATACCAATAGCAATCAAAGGCTTCTCAACCAACACCGCGCCTTTTTCAAATTCACCCTTGACTTCTTCCACAGTCACCAATAGCTTCTAACCCCCGTACTCATAAACCGAAATCCTACCAGCGCTAAAAACCTCCTCAAAGCCTTGAGGAACCTTGAAACCATACCAGCCAATGTCAGTATTCCACCACACAAGCCAAAAACGACCATAACCACGTTCAGCCGCCAAACTAACTGCACCGAAAACATCGTTCTTAAAGAACACAATAGTATGCTGTTCATCCAGAGAAAATCTAGCCCAATAGAAGAGTGCATCATGAGCCAAAAAACAAGAACTACCATCCATCGTTACATCTACCCATCGAAACGCCTCAACCGTACCATCCACATCGCTTAAAGGAACAGCATTAGAGAGCATAGTTGAAGGCAAATAGTTCACTGTAGTGGGAAGACCGAAAACTCCACCCCTCCCGAATAATGTTGGCGAAGTCATAAAAACGAAGCCGCAAACCACAGAAGCCAACACCAACCCCTTAGCCACTCTCTTCGAAACCTTCAACGAACCAAAATGACGAAACGACACAGCAACAGGCTTAACCGAGTGCAAAACCCTCACAAAGCCATTAGCCGCATAATAAGTCAACGGAAACACCAACATAAGCATCAACCTGTTCCACAAGTCCAAAGCAAAAAAGGGCAGTACCAAGCAGCCGAAGGCTCCTACGCAAAGCAGAATCATCCAAGCGTCCACCGCCGGATGTCTGAAAAAACCCACAATTGCAAGAGGAAGAATCGCGACGTACAATAACGCAAACAGCGAAGCAACAGAGGCTGCCAAATCAAGATAAGTTGGATAGTACTGAACAGTGTCAACTACGCTAAGATAGTTTGTAAAGAAACGCAGCAGCCCAGAATAATGTCCCTGACTCTGAAAGACCCTCAAAACATTCGACTGGACAACGGAGTACCTCGGAGAAATTATTGGAAAAACACTTACGACGAAGACCCCCGCAGCTGGCAAAGTGGCCGCGAGAACCTTCAGAGCCGTACGACCTCTCGCTCTAAGCAGATGTGAAGCCGCAACACCTAAGACAGACACAAACAACAGCACTGAGCCGTACTCGTGGCTAAAAACAACTAAAACCGATAAGACGCTAAATAACGCCAAGCTTTTCAAGTCAAGTTTATCCTTCAAAATCCAAGGCAGCGTGAAAAGCAAAACTCCTAACCCCAACATGTTCCTGTAAAAATGCCACGAAATCCCAAGAATAGCAACTTGAAACGAAAACAGCCCCGCCGCAAACAAGCTTTTCCTTGCTGACCAGTTAAAAGCCTTGGTCGCCAAATAATATACTCCACACACATTTAACCCAAAAAGCAGCGGCATAGCTATCTTTAGCAGAAGAAACGGCTCAACCCTCAACAAACTATACCCAGACACCAACAAAGCATACAGAAGCCAACCACTGAAAACTCCGCTCCAATGAGCCCACACAACCCCCTCCTCAATCCTCCAAGCATAATAAATCGTGTCAAAGCCAATCGGATACGGATAAGACAGCAGCTCCGGAATCGCCCTAACGGCCACCCCAAATGCAAACGCCATCAACAACCCAGTTCTCACCGAAGGACGAAAAGCGGAAAGCCAATTCTCAACCCTTATCACAACAAAACTCCCATTCTTGCTACTGATCTCAAGATGCAAAAGACCGAAGACCCTGCTCAGTTTTCTCCAATTGCGTGAAGCCATGCGCTAATACAGCCTGATTTGCAGGGGTCTCTTCTTTCCACTGATCCAGCAAGCCTTGCAAACCCATCTCCAACGAAATCTTCGGCTCATACCCCAAGCCTTCCCTTACCTTCGCAATATCTGCAAAACTATGCTTCAAATCGCCCACACGTGCTGCTTCATACGTGATTTCCACATGGTTGCCCACAAGCTCCACAAGAGTCTTAGCTAACTCGCTTATTCTAACCGATCGTCCATACGCCACATTAAACACCTGACCGCCAGCATCCTTAACGTTTAGAGCCAACCAAACAGCCTCAGCAACATCAAAAACATGAACAAAATCCCTCGTCTGCGAACCATCACCATAGACAACCAGAGGCCTGTCAGAAAACAGATTCTCGAAAAACCTAGTTATGACGCCGCTATACATGTCTTCTCTCCTCTGCCTAGGCCCATACACGTTAAAGGGACGCAACACAACAGTCTCCAACCCATACGAACGC
Proteins encoded in this region:
- a CDS encoding SDR family NAD(P)-dependent oxidoreductase, with the translated sequence MRKVVDLRVLVTGGAGFIGSHVVDKLVMMGCKVCVLDNLSTGLLENLQRYMEGGSVEFVKGDIQDSELVEKLVKNADSVVHLAAVTSIPFSVEHPLSTNRANVEGTLNLLNACLDGDVQRFLFVSSCAVYGEPCYFPVDEKHPVCPLSPYAASKLAAEYYCRAFGRSYGLETVVLRPFNVYGPRQRREDMYSGVITRFFENLFSDRPLVVYGDGSQTRDFVHVFDVAEAVWLALNVKDAGGQVFNVAYGRSVRISELAKTLVELVGNHVEITYEAARVGDLKHSFADIAKVREGLGYEPKISLEMGLQGLLDQWKEETPANQAVLAHGFTQLEKTEQGLRSFAS